Proteins co-encoded in one Malus sylvestris chromosome 7, drMalSylv7.2, whole genome shotgun sequence genomic window:
- the LOC126627647 gene encoding protein LITTLE ZIPPER 1-like, whose amino-acid sequence MCLNSETSPSSPLYSSSRLRRPSKQNHFRVRRLINRNRKGRPGAAATEAETGGGAKIEMQMKNLKLYMENQSIIEENNKLRRKALLLVQENQALFSQLQQKQLSLTKTTAAVQNA is encoded by the exons ATGTGTTTGAACTCAGAAACATCTCCATCTAGTCCTCTTTACTCTTCTTCTCGCCTTCGAAGGCCATCAAAGCAAAACCACTTTCGAGTTCGCCGCCTAATTAACAG GAACAGGAAGGGAAGACCAGGAGCGGCAGCAACAGAGGCAGAGACAGGAGGAGGGGCAAAGATAGAGATGCAAATGAAGAACTTGAAGCTTTACATGGAGAACCAGAGCATTATAGAAGAAAATAACAAGCTGAGGAGAAAAGCGCTTCTCCTCGTCCAAGAAAACCAAGCCTTGTTTTCACAGCTCCAACAAAAGCAGCTTTCTCTCACCAAAACAACAGCAGCAGTACAAAATGCATGA